A genomic stretch from Desulfurococcaceae archaeon MEX13E-LK6-19 includes:
- the glmS gene encoding glutamine--fructose-6-phosphate transaminase (isomerizing), producing the protein MGGIFGVICSEKIGKGVVIEGLKRLIYRGYDGAGVAFLDPKGNIIVKKAPGHLDEAVKKAGLDETPSDIVLGHVRYASRGWPSYENTHPLLDCDGKIAVVGDGVIENYEDVKKELEKKGHKFSSRTDTEVFAHLLEELVYKDNKEPLIAMAEASRKLSGVYAIAALFSGRKKLYAVNMGQPIVIGLRNDGRCVYISSDIPSLYGFADEALILEEGMAAEVGLDEIKVIDISSFTEVGELKKKRVKYPIEVIDKAGFPHFMLKEIYEIPDAIIRTTYSLMEKYLRLASMIIYGAKNVYIIANGTSLHAGLVSSYYFADLAGINVNVVSAAEFPYYALENVSTGTVVIAISQSGETSDVIKSVKLAKQRGAVIVGVTNVVGSRLTLESNVYLPIGAGPEIAVPATKTFISTLTTMAILAGYTGLYTGTINYNEFQELIKDLREHAKKLRDEIKTYDKVAEEISSKLLGWHDLYVVSSGINYPVALEAALKLKETAMLHAEGVQLGELRHGPMVLVRENYPIIFIKPIEEAAIELYNRVAREALSKGALIVTVTQDGEGYGLLLKTKPTNRVLSPITSIIPLQLLAYHIGRKQGLPIDTPPGLAKAITT; encoded by the coding sequence ATGGGCGGTATATTCGGTGTGATATGCTCTGAGAAAATAGGTAAAGGTGTTGTAATAGAGGGGTTAAAGAGGCTAATTTACAGAGGATACGATGGCGCTGGAGTAGCTTTTCTCGATCCAAAAGGCAATATTATCGTGAAGAAAGCACCTGGACATCTCGATGAAGCTGTTAAAAAAGCTGGTTTAGATGAAACTCCCTCAGATATCGTATTAGGGCATGTGAGATACGCTAGCAGAGGCTGGCCATCATATGAGAACACTCATCCTCTTCTCGACTGTGATGGAAAAATAGCTGTTGTCGGCGATGGTGTTATCGAGAACTATGAAGATGTAAAGAAAGAGCTTGAAAAGAAAGGACATAAATTCTCCTCGAGAACTGATACCGAGGTATTTGCTCACCTACTTGAAGAACTAGTCTACAAAGACAATAAAGAGCCATTAATAGCCATGGCAGAGGCCTCAAGAAAACTTAGTGGAGTCTACGCAATAGCGGCATTGTTTTCTGGGAGAAAGAAGCTCTATGCCGTAAACATGGGCCAGCCCATAGTGATAGGTCTAAGAAATGATGGTAGATGCGTCTATATTTCCAGCGACATACCTAGTCTCTACGGCTTTGCTGATGAGGCTCTTATTCTTGAGGAGGGTATGGCTGCTGAAGTGGGTCTTGATGAGATAAAGGTTATCGATATCTCATCCTTCACAGAAGTAGGAGAACTTAAGAAGAAACGCGTCAAGTACCCTATCGAAGTCATTGACAAGGCTGGGTTCCCCCACTTTATGTTGAAAGAAATATATGAGATCCCGGACGCCATTATTAGGACAACATATTCACTCATGGAGAAGTACTTGCGGCTGGCTTCAATGATTATTTATGGCGCAAAGAACGTGTACATCATAGCCAATGGCACGAGTCTCCATGCAGGACTAGTCTCATCATACTACTTCGCTGACTTAGCTGGCATAAACGTCAATGTAGTTAGCGCCGCCGAATTCCCATACTATGCTCTCGAAAATGTGTCTACAGGTACAGTAGTCATAGCAATAAGCCAAAGCGGTGAAACAAGTGATGTTATCAAGAGCGTTAAACTAGCCAAACAACGTGGTGCAGTAATAGTTGGTGTAACAAATGTTGTTGGTTCAAGACTAACTCTTGAATCAAACGTTTACCTACCAATAGGAGCCGGACCTGAGATCGCTGTTCCAGCAACAAAAACCTTCATCTCAACATTGACCACAATGGCAATACTAGCAGGGTATACAGGATTATATACTGGCACCATTAACTATAATGAGTTCCAAGAACTAATCAAAGATCTAAGGGAGCATGCCAAGAAACTACGTGACGAAATAAAAACCTATGATAAAGTAGCCGAAGAAATATCCTCGAAACTACTTGGCTGGCATGACCTATACGTAGTTAGTAGTGGAATAAACTATCCTGTTGCCCTAGAAGCCGCACTAAAGTTAAAAGAAACCGCAATGCTTCACGCAGAAGGAGTTCAGCTAGGTGAATTAAGACACGGGCCCATGGTCTTAGTCAGAGAGAATTATCCAATAATCTTCATTAAACCTATTGAAGAAGCCGCAATAGAGCTATATAATCGCGTTGCAAGAGAGGCACTAAGTAAAGGAGCACTAATAGTTACTGTAACACAGGATGGAGAAGGATACGGTTTACTACTCAAGACAAAACCTACTAATAGAGTTCTCTCCCCAATAACATCAATTATCCCGCTACAACTCCTAGCATATCATATTGGAAGAAAACAAGGACTGCCAATAGATACGCCACCAGGGTTAGCAAAAGCTATCACAACATAA
- a CDS encoding S9 family peptidase, with product MSEDPFIWLENLDDPKTRKFIEEHNKKFREFVGDLPSKFEEKIKKYYGMPYILLFVPTAKGFYMLVRESNVYKIKLLKWSGEVEDVVSSKELGEYVIISAIYASHDGDKLGFFYTVAGSDEGFLKIIEPESKKVIDELKGSVWGIVWIDERKYYYARFYRRGETPDGVKAPAERIFLRDSSSGEEEIVFGKQFGTNYMMWIEETWDPNRIFIVVEYGWSKSIIYGGYRKDPSTWKLVLDGGQYRAQPIGYNGDYAYIIYYDGNGLGRIVRILNGSIQEVVSEDKYPLHMAILVGNKIYANYLVDASSRLRVYSLDGKLISEHKFKEPSSIRGMRFFDNKVYFTVESFSNPPVLCVVEDNGVKEVYGHKTGLDVIVEEEWTTSSDGARIHMFIVRNKRKQSSKAIVYGYGGFGISITPFFLSGMAAFVEEGGVFVVANLRGGGEYGEKWHRMGMRENKQNVFEDYKAVLKYIKDKGLKTIGWGISNGGLLVAATMVQAPELFDVALIGYPVIDMLRFHKLYVGKLWTTEYGDPDNPKDKEFLIKYSPYHNVREGVKYPPALVYTGLHDDRVHPGHALKFVAKLEKVGAPVYLRVETVSGHMGSSPEVKIKEYCDILAFIRKILGN from the coding sequence TTGAGCGAAGACCCGTTTATATGGCTGGAAAACCTTGATGATCCAAAGACAAGAAAGTTTATTGAAGAACATAATAAAAAATTTAGAGAATTTGTTGGTGATCTGCCTAGTAAATTTGAAGAGAAGATAAAGAAATACTATGGAATGCCGTATATCTTGCTTTTTGTGCCAACTGCTAAAGGTTTCTACATGCTTGTGCGTGAATCGAATGTATATAAGATCAAGTTGCTTAAATGGAGTGGTGAAGTAGAAGACGTTGTTTCATCTAAGGAACTTGGGGAGTATGTTATTATAAGTGCTATTTATGCGTCACATGATGGTGATAAACTAGGGTTCTTCTATACTGTAGCGGGTAGTGATGAGGGTTTCTTGAAAATAATTGAGCCAGAAAGCAAGAAAGTTATTGACGAATTAAAGGGTTCTGTATGGGGTATTGTATGGATTGATGAACGGAAGTATTATTATGCTAGATTCTATAGGCGTGGCGAAACACCTGATGGAGTGAAAGCGCCTGCCGAAAGAATATTTCTAAGAGACTCTTCTAGTGGTGAAGAAGAGATAGTTTTTGGGAAACAATTTGGCACGAATTACATGATGTGGATTGAAGAAACATGGGATCCAAACAGGATCTTTATTGTTGTCGAGTATGGTTGGAGTAAATCAATAATTTACGGAGGATATAGAAAAGATCCGTCTACATGGAAACTTGTCCTTGATGGCGGTCAATATAGAGCACAACCAATAGGGTATAATGGCGACTATGCATACATTATCTACTATGATGGTAATGGGCTTGGTAGAATAGTTCGTATTCTAAATGGCTCTATACAGGAAGTAGTTAGTGAAGACAAGTATCCTCTCCATATGGCTATACTTGTTGGAAACAAGATTTATGCAAACTATCTTGTTGACGCATCGAGTAGACTTAGAGTTTACAGTCTAGACGGGAAATTAATTAGTGAACATAAATTCAAAGAACCTTCTTCTATAAGAGGCATGAGGTTCTTCGATAACAAGGTCTATTTCACTGTAGAATCCTTTAGTAATCCTCCAGTATTATGTGTTGTTGAAGACAATGGTGTTAAAGAGGTTTATGGGCACAAAACAGGTTTAGACGTAATTGTAGAAGAAGAGTGGACAACATCCAGTGATGGTGCACGTATACATATGTTTATTGTGCGGAACAAGAGAAAGCAATCAAGTAAAGCAATAGTATATGGTTATGGTGGTTTCGGTATATCAATAACACCTTTCTTCCTAAGCGGGATGGCTGCTTTTGTTGAAGAAGGTGGAGTATTTGTTGTAGCTAATCTACGTGGTGGAGGAGAATATGGAGAAAAATGGCATCGAATGGGTATGAGAGAAAACAAACAAAATGTATTCGAGGACTATAAAGCAGTTCTTAAGTACATTAAAGACAAGGGGTTGAAGACCATAGGTTGGGGTATTAGTAATGGAGGGCTTCTCGTAGCTGCAACAATGGTCCAGGCGCCAGAACTCTTCGATGTAGCATTGATAGGCTATCCTGTCATTGATATGCTGAGATTCCATAAACTCTACGTAGGGAAGCTATGGACTACAGAGTATGGTGACCCCGATAACCCGAAAGACAAGGAGTTCTTAATAAAATACTCACCATACCATAACGTCAGGGAAGGAGTGAAGTATCCTCCGGCACTGGTGTATACGGGGCTACACGATGATAGAGTACACCCAGGTCATGCACTAAAATTTGTTGCAAAACTAGAGAAGGTTGGGGCACCAGTATATCTTAGAGTGGAGACAGTAAGTGGGCATATGGGTTCATCGCCTGAAGTGAAGATCAAGGAGTATTGTGACATACTAGCATTCATAAGGAAAATACTGGGCAACTAA
- a CDS encoding iron ABC transporter permease has protein sequence MFLFVFYTSLFILVLVLLSIYFLHAGTGAPIPAVIEYRTTRILLAIFAGGILALSGNYLQSALRNPLVDHYILGVGSGAVFSTYLFYLIVDIHGISNYNLVYLQSAFSIVGGLTALTITIIVAEYVGGSDTAYVLAGIGVTSVFSGAAIVLSCFIIPKHPYIVHALIGSLVLASRKWIPILGSLYIVSIFSYILLAKPLNAVFLGDEYAHQLGYNPRKIRFFTILYAGIVSSIVVACCGTIGFLGLVVPHLARFLLKTSDNRYTVPLSFVIGSLILLIADNFSRIYLVSSIGEVPVGALVSLMGAPFYLLILAKRLRRL, from the coding sequence ATGTTTTTGTTTGTATTTTACACTTCATTGTTTATACTCGTTCTTGTTCTTCTCTCAATATACTTTCTCCATGCGGGAACAGGGGCCCCCATACCCGCCGTAATTGAATACAGGACAACGCGTATATTACTGGCAATTTTTGCTGGTGGTATCCTAGCATTATCTGGTAATTACCTGCAATCAGCTCTGAGGAACCCTCTTGTCGACCACTATATACTCGGCGTTGGTAGTGGCGCTGTTTTCTCAACATATCTTTTCTACTTGATCGTTGATATCCACGGTATTAGCAATTACAATCTAGTTTATCTCCAATCAGCGTTCAGCATTGTTGGCGGACTCACAGCCTTAACAATAACAATTATTGTAGCAGAGTACGTTGGCGGAAGTGATACAGCTTATGTGTTGGCGGGAATAGGTGTTACATCAGTATTTAGTGGGGCTGCCATTGTTTTATCATGCTTTATCATACCAAAGCATCCGTATATTGTGCATGCACTCATAGGATCACTAGTTCTTGCTTCACGAAAATGGATTCCAATACTTGGCTCATTATATATAGTATCAATATTTTCATATATCCTATTAGCAAAACCGTTGAATGCCGTGTTTCTCGGGGACGAATATGCTCATCAATTGGGATATAATCCCAGGAAGATAAGATTCTTTACAATATTGTATGCAGGAATAGTTTCATCGATAGTTGTTGCTTGTTGTGGTACCATAGGTTTTCTTGGACTAGTTGTACCACATCTGGCAAGATTTCTTTTGAAGACAAGCGATAACCGGTATACTGTACCTTTATCTTTTGTAATAGGTTCTCTTATACTCTTGATAGCTGATAATTTCTCGAGGATATATCTTGTATCAAGTATAGGCGAGGTTCCCGTGGGTGCACTTGTATCATTGATGGGCGCTCCATTCTACTTGTTAATTCTCGCTAAGAGGTTGAGGAGGCTATGA
- a CDS encoding ABC transporter ATP-binding protein codes for MKKIRVENLVVKYRGVIEAVKNICFSVKEGEVLGILGPNGAGKTTILKAIAKLVDYKGAIYIDGAEVARTPMKTIARIISYASDIRTPDFMPLSVKEALLMSRYPRMKGFFEKREDIAIVDKIMKRLNIHNLSDRKLSELSSGELRKVVIAMALAKEPKYILLDEPDSHLDLHSKIMVSNMIKELAKDHVIVFTSHDILFTINTADYILLIKNGMVVKYGSVEKVVEDNVLEKVYNVKFIRVKINGRILPIPVYLSS; via the coding sequence ATGAAGAAAATCAGGGTAGAAAATCTTGTGGTAAAGTATCGTGGCGTTATCGAGGCTGTCAAGAATATCTGTTTTAGCGTAAAAGAGGGGGAGGTATTAGGAATTCTTGGACCCAATGGTGCTGGCAAGACTACTATACTGAAGGCTATAGCAAAGCTTGTTGATTACAAGGGTGCTATTTATATTGATGGGGCAGAGGTGGCCAGGACTCCTATGAAAACTATAGCTCGTATCATATCTTATGCTAGCGATATCAGGACACCAGACTTCATGCCTCTTTCAGTTAAAGAAGCCTTGCTCATGTCTAGATATCCTAGAATGAAGGGTTTCTTCGAGAAAAGAGAAGACATAGCTATTGTCGATAAAATCATGAAGAGACTGAACATACATAATCTTAGTGATAGGAAATTAAGTGAGCTCAGCTCTGGTGAGCTTAGAAAAGTAGTTATCGCTATGGCTCTTGCCAAGGAACCTAAGTATATTTTGTTAGATGAACCCGATAGTCACCTCGATCTCCACTCTAAAATAATGGTTTCAAATATGATAAAAGAACTTGCTAAAGACCATGTAATAGTGTTTACAAGCCATGACATATTATTCACAATTAATACTGCCGATTATATACTCCTTATAAAGAACGGAATGGTCGTAAAGTATGGTTCTGTTGAAAAAGTAGTCGAAGATAATGTTCTAGAAAAAGTTTACAATGTCAAATTCATCCGCGTAAAAATTAATGGAAGAATACTACCTATACCTGTTTACCTGTCTTCATGA
- a CDS encoding ABC transporter substrate-binding protein, which produces MVHKHYYTIIALLLITLCFTASTPLYAQTYIEDALHRTITIEKTPSRVISLAPSITEILFALGLEDKVIGVDSISYNDTYLGIHKYVIENNVTSVGGYWWSTISVETILSLEPDLILADAGAHVKLLDTFEEYNLTTVYLYGGSAKSLQDIYYDIDVISKIFGVNNTITSQLINDIEENISKAKTIIDNIGFNRTVRVLVVVGFYNGIWVAGKATFIDDIVSRIGLVNVANNVGWYTVNIETISALNPDVIVVTNMGGFVTNSTLEEYGLTSIGTKILLLSPKETDLLTRPGPLIGYGAILLAKRIAELFPAPTTTTSVIKEYTTSTTTTTETTTTTTATTTSIQEQESQNYIPYIAMAVIAIVALGIGYFLGKKIR; this is translated from the coding sequence ATGGTGCACAAACATTACTACACGATAATTGCGTTACTTCTGATAACATTGTGCTTTACTGCATCAACACCATTATACGCACAGACATACATCGAAGACGCTCTACATAGAACCATCACTATCGAAAAAACACCATCTAGAGTTATCTCGTTGGCACCAAGTATCACTGAGATATTGTTTGCACTAGGTCTTGAGGACAAGGTAATTGGTGTAGACTCTATTTCATACAATGATACTTATCTTGGTATTCACAAGTACGTTATTGAGAACAATGTAACTAGTGTAGGAGGATACTGGTGGAGCACAATAAGTGTTGAAACAATCTTGTCTTTAGAACCAGATCTTATTTTAGCTGATGCCGGTGCCCATGTTAAACTACTTGATACCTTTGAAGAATATAATCTAACCACTGTATACCTGTACGGTGGTTCAGCAAAATCCCTTCAGGACATATACTATGACATAGATGTTATAAGTAAAATATTCGGTGTAAACAATACAATTACCTCACAACTAATAAACGATATAGAGGAGAATATTTCCAAAGCAAAAACTATCATTGACAACATCGGGTTCAATAGAACAGTAAGAGTGCTTGTTGTCGTAGGGTTCTATAATGGTATATGGGTTGCAGGAAAAGCAACATTCATAGATGACATAGTATCAAGAATAGGTCTCGTAAACGTGGCAAACAACGTTGGATGGTATACAGTAAACATAGAGACAATATCAGCGTTAAACCCCGATGTAATAGTTGTAACCAACATGGGTGGTTTTGTAACAAACAGCACCCTAGAAGAATACGGGCTAACCAGTATAGGCACGAAGATACTACTGCTTTCACCGAAAGAAACAGATCTACTGACCAGGCCGGGTCCACTAATAGGATATGGTGCTATTCTTTTAGCAAAAAGAATAGCTGAATTATTCCCTGCACCCACAACCACTACATCGGTAATTAAGGAATACACAACATCAACAACCACAACAACAGAGACTACCACAACAACGACAGCCACAACTACATCAATACAAGAACAAGAATCACAAAACTATATTCCCTATATTGCTATGGCGGTAATTGCTATAGTGGCGCTGGGCATAGGATATTTCTTAGGTAAGAAGATAAGATAA
- the dph5 gene encoding diphthine synthase yields the protein MALYFIGLGLTIEHLSIGAINVLRRCSKIYVDSYTNIVPDFSLQKLKEIIGDNVNILLAERKDLEGENIRKIIEEASIADIAILVPGDPFIATTHDAIRLEALEKGIEVHVIHGVSIYSVAPSATGLQAYKFGKTVTLVYPRNMKPYTTIEVIRENKQRGLHTLVLLDLKLEENIAMTINEAVDILITLENEYCKEYNCKPILANTLAVGCAQLGTRNQFIRADYLYRLKEYKYPDPPHSIIIVGKTHPIELDILKYIGKMPDDVYKYFSSLR from the coding sequence TTGGCACTTTATTTTATTGGCCTAGGTCTTACGATAGAGCATTTATCTATTGGTGCAATTAATGTGCTTCGGCGATGTAGCAAAATCTATGTTGACTCCTACACTAATATTGTACCAGATTTCTCTCTCCAAAAACTAAAGGAAATCATTGGAGACAATGTAAACATTCTTCTTGCTGAAAGAAAGGATCTTGAGGGAGAGAATATTAGGAAAATAATTGAAGAAGCTTCCATCGCCGACATAGCTATTTTAGTGCCAGGTGATCCGTTTATAGCTACTACTCATGATGCTATAAGACTTGAGGCTCTTGAAAAAGGTATTGAAGTACATGTAATCCATGGCGTGAGTATCTATTCAGTTGCGCCTAGTGCCACGGGTTTACAAGCATACAAATTCGGTAAAACAGTAACTCTAGTTTATCCAAGAAACATGAAGCCATATACTACAATAGAAGTCATTAGAGAAAATAAACAACGAGGTCTTCACACTCTTGTTCTTCTTGATTTAAAACTTGAAGAAAACATAGCGATGACAATTAATGAGGCTGTAGACATACTCATCACGCTTGAAAACGAGTACTGCAAAGAATACAACTGCAAGCCAATACTAGCTAATACATTAGCAGTAGGATGCGCACAACTTGGAACAAGAAACCAGTTTATTAGAGCTGATTACTTGTATAGACTCAAAGAATACAAGTATCCTGATCCACCTCATTCAATAATTATCGTTGGCAAAACCCATCCAATAGAACTTGATATACTTAAGTATATCGGCAAAATGCCTGATGACGTATACAAGTACTTTTCTTCATTAAGGTAA
- a CDS encoding cysteine hydrolase: MKPALIIVDMLYEFVKGRLRSPQAEKIVPIIKKLIEAAHERGVPVIHVVDQHYPSDPELKLWGPHALAGSSEAKIIDELAPSENDIVIPKHGYSGFRDTPLDLVLRSKGVDTIIVTGIHTHICVLHTVGDAFYYGYNIIVVEDGVAAFSEKDHEYALEYMRKIYGAKIVDSKTAIEVMKTGKQV, encoded by the coding sequence GTGAAACCAGCTCTTATAATAGTTGACATGCTTTACGAGTTTGTTAAAGGACGACTTCGTTCTCCACAAGCAGAGAAAATCGTGCCCATTATCAAGAAACTCATTGAGGCAGCCCATGAAAGAGGTGTCCCTGTTATCCATGTTGTAGACCAGCACTATCCCTCTGATCCTGAGTTAAAACTCTGGGGTCCACATGCATTAGCAGGAAGTAGTGAAGCCAAAATAATAGATGAGCTTGCACCATCAGAAAACGATATTGTGATTCCTAAGCATGGATATAGTGGTTTTAGAGACACTCCCCTAGATCTTGTTCTGAGATCTAAGGGTGTTGACACAATTATTGTTACGGGGATACATACTCATATATGTGTACTGCATACTGTTGGTGATGCATTCTACTATGGATACAATATTATCGTCGTTGAGGATGGTGTTGCAGCGTTTAGTGAGAAGGACCATGAGTATGCCCTTGAGTATATGAGGAAAATTTATGGAGCAAAAATAGTTGACTCAAAGACAGCTATAGAAGTCATGAAGACAGGTAAACAGGTATAG
- the nagA gene encoding N-acetylglucosamine-6-phosphate deacetylase → MPGELLIRHARIYTPLTIIDNGFIYIKEGIIKDVGSEPCPIKCSNIINAEDLIVAPGFIDTHIHGYKGYDSNDCKPESFLEISKLITRHGVTAFIPSTVTASHETLLEASKAVYEAIKSWNGGGARILGLHLEGPYISKEKRGAQNPEYIRPASRQELREYIKASNNHIRQITVAPEAPGVIDLIPYAVENEITVSIGHTNASYEETRKAIEAGASKATHLYNAMKSIHHREPGPIIALLENPGVYIELITDFIHVSKPMVKFTIDYAGYERIVLITDAISATMLPDGKYSLGGLDVIVEKGVPRLASTHALAGSTLTMDKAVRNVYSLGYSLQQVLSMATLNPAKSIHAIYREKIGLIKPGFKADIVFLDENLEVVKTMVEGELVYEK, encoded by the coding sequence TTGCCCGGCGAATTATTGATAAGACATGCAAGGATCTATACCCCTCTAACAATAATAGATAATGGATTCATATACATCAAGGAAGGCATAATTAAGGACGTTGGCAGCGAGCCATGTCCCATAAAATGCTCGAATATTATAAACGCCGAAGACCTTATTGTAGCCCCTGGCTTTATAGATACACATATTCATGGATACAAAGGCTATGATTCTAATGACTGTAAACCAGAGAGTTTTCTCGAAATCTCAAAACTCATTACAAGACACGGCGTAACCGCGTTTATCCCATCAACTGTCACGGCATCACATGAAACACTTTTGGAGGCGTCAAAAGCGGTTTACGAAGCAATAAAATCATGGAATGGCGGAGGAGCTAGAATACTTGGTCTACATCTTGAAGGACCCTACATTAGTAAAGAGAAAAGAGGTGCCCAAAACCCAGAATACATTAGACCAGCTTCAAGACAAGAACTCAGAGAATACATCAAAGCCTCAAATAACCATATCAGACAGATCACTGTAGCACCGGAAGCTCCTGGTGTAATTGATCTCATACCCTATGCTGTTGAAAACGAGATAACAGTTTCTATTGGTCACACGAATGCGTCCTACGAGGAAACCAGGAAAGCTATTGAAGCCGGGGCATCCAAGGCAACCCATTTATACAATGCAATGAAGTCTATCCATCACCGTGAACCAGGTCCTATCATAGCCCTGTTAGAAAACCCTGGTGTCTACATAGAATTAATTACAGATTTTATTCATGTAAGCAAGCCTATGGTGAAGTTTACCATTGACTACGCAGGCTATGAACGCATAGTATTGATTACAGATGCTATAAGCGCGACAATGCTCCCTGATGGAAAATACAGTCTAGGGGGACTCGATGTAATAGTCGAAAAAGGCGTCCCAAGGCTTGCTTCAACACATGCACTCGCCGGTAGTACTCTTACAATGGATAAAGCCGTTAGAAACGTGTATAGCCTTGGCTACAGTCTCCAACAAGTACTATCAATGGCTACCTTGAATCCGGCTAAGTCAATCCATGCTATATACAGGGAGAAGATCGGTTTGATCAAACCAGGATTCAAGGCAGATATTGTTTTCCTCGATGAAAACCTCGAAGTAGTCAAGACCATGGTTGAAGGAGAACTTGTTTACGAAAAATAG
- a CDS encoding SIS domain-containing protein, producing the protein MVSLVKKYYDIVVELLTQVLRDEQENIDKASTVVAEALENDKIIHVVGAGHSAMVGEEMFYRAGGLAAIDPILDNDITVHHGSLKSTAMEHIVGYAEILLKHHGVSAGDVVIVVSTSGVNQFPVEAAIKSSEMGAKTIGITSVKYSSQLEPKNKFGKRLYEVVDVVIDNHVPRGDAVLEVEGFSTRVAPVSTILNTFIVNSIVAETIRKLVEKGVEPPVWISSHLPGADEYNRALYEKYRSRIKLL; encoded by the coding sequence ATGGTTAGCCTCGTTAAGAAATACTATGATATTGTTGTAGAATTATTGACTCAAGTTCTTAGAGACGAACAGGAGAATATAGATAAAGCGTCAACTGTTGTAGCCGAGGCTTTGGAGAATGACAAGATAATACATGTTGTTGGGGCAGGACATTCTGCTATGGTTGGTGAGGAAATGTTTTACAGAGCTGGAGGTTTAGCAGCTATTGATCCTATACTTGATAACGATATTACGGTCCATCATGGTAGTCTAAAATCAACAGCAATGGAGCATATCGTAGGCTATGCTGAAATACTGTTAAAGCATCACGGTGTTTCTGCTGGTGATGTAGTAATAGTTGTTTCAACAAGTGGTGTAAACCAATTTCCTGTTGAAGCAGCTATAAAATCTAGTGAAATGGGTGCCAAAACAATAGGCATTACCTCGGTGAAATACTCTTCGCAACTTGAGCCGAAGAACAAGTTTGGTAAGAGGCTTTATGAAGTTGTTGATGTTGTTATAGATAACCATGTACCACGTGGTGATGCTGTACTAGAAGTCGAGGGATTTAGTACGCGTGTAGCACCGGTATCAACTATACTCAATACATTCATAGTTAATAGCATCGTGGCTGAGACCATAAGAAAACTTGTTGAGAAGGGTGTGGAGCCACCGGTCTGGATTAGCTCGCATTTACCGGGTGCTGATGAATACAATAGGGCTTTGTACGAGAAATATAGGAGTAGGATAAAGTTGTTGTAA